From Actinosynnema mirum DSM 43827, a single genomic window includes:
- a CDS encoding ABC transporter substrate-binding protein, producing MAQPHLGGVLRLRALPQLPEPVASHRHPLLPVTLLHTRGLFAYPNGSSAPVPDLAESVERVGPTAHLIRLRADVRWDTSPARAVTAHDVVRGLKRLCAPHHTSTALPYFLSTIRGMAAYRDGHPTTLRTAADLAEHAAAHDIAGVRALDERTVLVELLHPAAEFADLLALPCAAPAPAEYDAFLPDSREARHNLRSTGPYRVALVAGDAVRLEHNPAWRADSDPVRARVPGSVLVSELDDDPHLDLTGERVVGRDERSPLLGVDYLALNPRGPLRDRVVRAAVAGAVRRGAHWLVPPDAGALPDDAAPPERGPLLLPPPLTLTMIHPDTPEGYDTAVAVAAELMAAGLDVLARALPQAEHAALLADRSRAEAGEWDLLLGTWLPDWARGNARAFLLPLCHSTGVANPGGHGLARADALVEAALAAQDDPERADAAAREAQRLVLDEAVVVPLRHRRPLLPHARADVRNLRVLGAFGGVADLSAVLVPEQCADERAPTGLQV from the coding sequence ATGGCCCAGCCCCACCTCGGAGGCGTGCTGCGCCTGCGCGCGCTCCCGCAGCTGCCGGAACCGGTGGCCTCGCACCGGCACCCGCTGCTCCCGGTGACCCTGCTGCACACGCGCGGGTTGTTCGCCTACCCGAACGGGTCCAGCGCGCCGGTGCCGGACCTGGCCGAGTCCGTCGAGCGGGTCGGCCCGACCGCGCACCTGATCAGGCTGCGCGCCGACGTCCGCTGGGACACCTCCCCCGCGCGGGCGGTGACCGCGCACGACGTGGTGCGCGGCCTGAAGCGGCTGTGCGCGCCGCACCACACCTCGACCGCGCTGCCCTACTTCCTGAGCACGATCCGGGGCATGGCCGCCTACCGCGACGGCCACCCCACCACCCTGCGCACCGCCGCCGACCTGGCCGAGCACGCCGCAGCGCACGACATCGCGGGCGTGCGGGCCCTGGACGAGCGGACCGTGCTCGTGGAGCTGCTGCACCCGGCCGCCGAGTTCGCGGACCTGCTGGCCCTGCCGTGCGCCGCCCCCGCGCCCGCCGAGTACGACGCGTTCCTGCCCGACAGCCGCGAGGCCCGCCACAACCTGCGCAGCACCGGCCCGTACCGGGTGGCGCTGGTCGCGGGTGACGCGGTGCGGCTGGAGCACAACCCGGCCTGGCGCGCGGACAGCGACCCGGTGCGCGCCCGCGTGCCCGGATCGGTGCTGGTCAGCGAGCTGGACGACGACCCGCACCTGGACCTGACCGGCGAGCGCGTGGTCGGCAGGGACGAGCGCTCGCCGCTGCTGGGCGTGGACTACCTGGCGCTGAACCCGCGCGGTCCGCTGCGGGACCGGGTGGTGCGCGCGGCCGTGGCGGGCGCGGTGCGGCGGGGCGCGCACTGGCTGGTCCCGCCCGACGCCGGGGCCCTGCCCGACGACGCGGCCCCACCGGAGCGCGGCCCGCTGCTCCTCCCGCCTCCGCTGACCCTGACGATGATCCACCCGGACACGCCGGAGGGCTACGACACGGCGGTCGCGGTGGCGGCCGAGCTGATGGCGGCGGGCCTGGACGTGCTGGCCCGCGCGCTGCCGCAGGCCGAGCACGCGGCGCTGCTGGCCGACCGGTCGCGGGCCGAGGCCGGGGAGTGGGACCTGCTGCTGGGCACGTGGCTGCCGGACTGGGCGCGGGGCAACGCGCGGGCGTTCCTGCTGCCGCTGTGCCACTCGACGGGGGTCGCGAACCCCGGCGGGCACGGGCTGGCGAGGGCGGACGCGCTGGTCGAGGCGGCGCTGGCCGCGCAGGACGACCCGGAGCGGGCGGACGCGGCGGCGCGGGAGGCGCAGCGGTTGGTGCTGGACGAGGCGGTGGTGGTGCCGCTGCGGCACCGCAGGCCGCTGCTGCCGCACGCGCGCGCGGACGTGCGGAACCTGCGCGTGCTGGGGGCGTTCGGCGGGGTGGCGGACCTGTCGGCGGTGCTCGTGCCGGAGCAGTGCGCGGACGAGCGGGCGCCGACCGGGCTCCAGGTCTGA